A part of Microbacterium terregens genomic DNA contains:
- a CDS encoding patatin-like phospholipase family protein, with protein MAIGGDDSSLGLTLSGGGAYGAAHVGVLQELRERGIRPGIVAGTSSGALVAAAYAADVPQEAIERAALAFRWSSIARMSLSPRLGLLDSSALTDAIRRTLGDDPVIEDLPRRFAAVATDLRTRRAVVIDRGPLDIALRATIAVPGLLPPVRRGGQVLMDGGMTDNVPIRATRQLGASTLIVVRLHAKWENVRMMRVASSGAELAADRSIVLIQPEMQGLAQWSMADVPHLIDEGRRAAREALDADRSIGSD; from the coding sequence ATGGCGATCGGGGGAGATGACAGCTCGCTGGGGTTGACGCTCAGCGGCGGCGGCGCGTATGGCGCGGCGCATGTGGGCGTCCTGCAGGAACTGAGGGAACGCGGCATCCGGCCCGGCATCGTCGCGGGCACGAGCTCGGGAGCTCTGGTCGCCGCGGCATACGCGGCCGACGTTCCGCAGGAGGCGATCGAACGAGCCGCCCTCGCGTTCCGATGGAGCTCGATCGCCCGGATGTCGCTGAGCCCGCGGCTGGGATTGCTCGATTCCAGCGCGCTGACGGACGCCATCCGTCGCACCCTCGGTGATGACCCGGTCATCGAGGATCTTCCGCGACGGTTCGCCGCCGTCGCCACCGACCTGCGAACCCGCCGAGCCGTGGTGATCGACAGAGGCCCCTTGGACATCGCCCTCCGCGCGACGATCGCCGTGCCCGGGTTGTTACCGCCCGTCCGTCGAGGAGGCCAGGTGCTCATGGACGGAGGTATGACTGACAACGTGCCCATCCGTGCAACGCGTCAGTTGGGCGCTTCGACGCTCATCGTGGTGCGCCTGCACGCCAAGTGGGAGAACGTCCGCATGATGCGGGTCGCCTCCAGCGGCGCCGAGCTTGCGGCGGACCGCTCCATCGTCCTGATACAGCCCGAGATGCAGGGTCTCGCGCAGTGGTCCATGGCTGACGTGCCGCACTTGATCGACGAGGGACGCCGCGCAGCGCGCGAAGCCCTCGATGCGGACCGGTCGATCGGGAGTGATTGA
- a CDS encoding DUF7144 family membrane protein, producing MSTVKSTGWTGWIVFAGVILMVSGIFSVIQGLVAVIGPNAYYVVAEGSLWLLDVAGWGWWNIVIGLLLVLTALALFAGQTWARVVAIILAILSAVGQLLLVPAQPLWSLIVIAIDVLVIFALIVHGREMRDVE from the coding sequence ATGAGCACAGTCAAGTCGACGGGGTGGACCGGGTGGATCGTCTTCGCCGGGGTGATCCTCATGGTCAGTGGAATCTTCAGTGTCATCCAAGGGCTGGTCGCGGTGATCGGACCGAACGCCTATTACGTGGTCGCCGAGGGATCTCTCTGGCTGCTCGATGTGGCGGGGTGGGGGTGGTGGAACATCGTCATCGGCTTGCTTCTCGTGCTGACCGCGCTGGCGCTGTTCGCCGGCCAGACGTGGGCGCGCGTGGTCGCCATCATCTTGGCGATTCTCAGTGCCGTCGGGCAGCTGCTGCTCGTTCCCGCCCAGCCGTTGTGGTCGCTGATCGTCATCGCGATCGACGTGTTGGTCATCTTCGCGCTGATCGTCCACGGACGTGAGATGCGCGATGTCGAGTAG
- a CDS encoding CGNR zinc finger domain-containing protein translates to MNASDDVARMRLVGGDLALDFVNTRSGPPDGAPGDDLLAGYGGLVSWAVYAGVVSEKAAVELRRGAHDDPHTSHAVFARSRRIRDDLDEVFRTIADGREAGDAVLGRLRDDESEALRAARLQAGAVFAWTWGEDRSLARPLWPVVHAAIHLLLAGPLDRVKQCGGCRYLFVDESRNRTRRWCSMEDCGTDEKMRRYVASRRAAQERRTH, encoded by the coding sequence ATGAACGCATCGGACGACGTCGCCAGAATGCGTCTGGTCGGTGGCGACCTGGCACTGGACTTCGTGAACACACGCAGCGGCCCGCCGGACGGGGCGCCCGGCGACGACCTTCTCGCCGGGTATGGCGGCCTGGTGTCCTGGGCCGTATACGCAGGAGTCGTCTCGGAGAAGGCGGCAGTCGAGCTTCGCCGCGGCGCGCATGACGATCCGCACACCTCGCATGCCGTGTTCGCCCGATCGCGCCGCATTCGAGATGATCTCGACGAGGTGTTCCGCACAATCGCGGATGGCCGCGAGGCCGGCGATGCGGTGCTGGGCAGACTTCGCGACGACGAATCAGAGGCGCTTCGCGCCGCACGACTGCAAGCCGGCGCCGTCTTCGCCTGGACCTGGGGCGAGGACCGATCTCTCGCACGTCCTTTGTGGCCCGTGGTCCATGCGGCGATCCACCTGCTGCTCGCCGGTCCGCTTGACCGTGTCAAGCAATGCGGGGGATGCCGCTATCTCTTCGTCGACGAAAGCCGCAACCGCACTCGACGCTGGTGCAGCATGGAGGACTGCGGCACCGATGAAAAGATGCGACGCTACGTCGCCAGTCGTCGAGCCGCGCAGGAACGCCGCACCCACTGA
- the arfB gene encoding alternative ribosome rescue aminoacyl-tRNA hydrolase ArfB, producing the protein MPAAHRPGLRVGSGITIPESELSWRFSRSSGPGGQSVNTADSRAELVWDAARSAVLSPIQRERLLENLSGRLVDGVLRITASEHRAQLRNRDAARARLVAVVGDALRPPSPSRRPTTPSRGAKERRLKSKKQRTDLKRLRRPPHD; encoded by the coding sequence ATGCCTGCTGCCCACCGTCCCGGCCTTCGGGTCGGCTCGGGAATCACGATCCCCGAGTCCGAGCTGTCCTGGCGGTTCTCGCGGTCGTCGGGCCCGGGCGGGCAGAGCGTGAACACGGCCGACTCCCGAGCGGAACTCGTATGGGATGCTGCGCGCTCAGCCGTCCTCTCGCCGATCCAGCGCGAGCGATTGCTTGAGAATCTGAGCGGGCGTCTTGTCGACGGCGTGCTGAGGATCACCGCATCCGAGCACCGCGCACAGTTGCGTAACAGAGACGCCGCCCGCGCCCGGCTGGTCGCTGTGGTGGGCGACGCTCTACGGCCGCCGTCGCCATCACGACGACCGACGACCCCGAGCCGGGGCGCGAAGGAACGGCGTCTGAAATCGAAGAAGCAGCGCACCGACCTCAAGCGGCTGCGCCGACCGCCCCACGACTGA
- a CDS encoding ATP-binding protein, producing MRRHPGDAREVAVMERASAPVIRTPDQRLRVFVSSTLKELEPERRAVRAAIERLRLAPVMFELGARPHPPRQLYRAYLQQSDVFVGVYWQQYGWIAPGEEVSGLEDEYVLAPREMPRLIYVKQPAEREARLAELMERVRSDDTASYTPFSTAEELAELVTADLATLLAERFDTSRGASAHSADAIPAGYLPAPYSNAIGRERDLATLLAWVRDDARRLVTLVGPGGIGKSRLAIEVAHNAGERFDRVTFVSLAQVRDPDEVLGAIARALGVRDSGDAPLSEQLGIARAGRRDLIVLDNFEQLVAAAADVVALLTDLPGATFLVTSRVRLRVRGEQVFDVEPLGLPAEPSQTSTRVILEAPAVMLFRDRARAADPRFDVTDDNAEAVARICRALEGVPLAIELAAARIRVLTPAAMLQRLDRMLSLLVTAARDVPERQRTIQATVQWSIDLLSSDARALFERLGVFSGTFSLDAVEAVTAGEPWVTDLLDTLLELVDGSLLRQRDEHALPLFSMLVPVREIAAARFELDPDAATVRRAHAEYYARLATHTELRLRGATQSAAVDRLEAERDDLRAGCRHLIAVGEADVVADVVWRLFLYWWIRNLLPEVKAWMEAVLESGQELSPRSRAIALAFSSWVAIWQPDSQISTERMEHAIALFRADGDEFSVGLALSIASLTYMSATPADLALAEQRQRSALASDAVRHDATFHSLFESVLGRILHFRGDDAGAVECFERARKLAEGAGDEFAERIALNQIGWARIAAGEPQPALFTRALELSLRLRNEDGDAYALEGLAGSAAVVGDVERAGVLLGAAEAVRARTGLREQRSYVTYQAFVDAVLATDRSAEFEAARVVGRRMPRQAVLEIALAPEKGVVATGASSTSEGP from the coding sequence ATGCGACGGCATCCCGGCGACGCCCGCGAGGTCGCCGTGATGGAGCGTGCGAGCGCCCCCGTGATCCGCACGCCGGATCAACGCCTGCGGGTCTTCGTCAGCTCGACCTTGAAAGAACTGGAGCCGGAGCGCCGCGCCGTGCGCGCCGCGATCGAACGACTGCGGCTCGCCCCGGTGATGTTCGAGCTCGGTGCGCGGCCGCACCCGCCGCGACAGCTCTACCGTGCATACCTCCAGCAGAGCGACGTGTTCGTCGGGGTGTACTGGCAGCAGTACGGGTGGATCGCGCCGGGCGAGGAGGTGTCGGGGCTGGAGGACGAGTACGTCCTCGCGCCACGTGAGATGCCGAGGCTCATCTACGTGAAGCAGCCCGCCGAGCGTGAGGCGCGGCTCGCCGAGCTGATGGAAAGAGTGCGCAGTGACGATACGGCGTCGTACACGCCGTTCTCGACGGCAGAAGAGCTCGCCGAGCTCGTGACAGCCGACCTCGCGACGCTGCTCGCCGAACGTTTCGACACGTCGCGCGGCGCCTCGGCACACTCCGCCGACGCGATCCCGGCCGGGTACCTGCCTGCGCCCTATTCGAACGCGATCGGTCGCGAGCGCGACCTCGCGACGCTGCTCGCCTGGGTCCGCGACGACGCCAGACGGCTCGTCACGCTCGTGGGCCCCGGCGGGATCGGCAAGAGCCGCCTCGCGATCGAGGTCGCCCACAACGCCGGCGAACGCTTCGACCGGGTGACGTTCGTTTCGCTGGCGCAGGTGCGCGATCCCGACGAGGTGCTGGGTGCGATCGCACGGGCGCTCGGGGTGCGCGACTCGGGCGATGCGCCGCTGAGCGAGCAGCTGGGGATCGCGCGAGCCGGACGACGAGACCTGATCGTGCTGGACAACTTCGAGCAGCTCGTCGCCGCCGCCGCCGACGTCGTCGCGCTCCTGACCGATCTGCCCGGCGCGACCTTCCTCGTGACCAGCCGCGTGCGCCTTCGGGTGCGCGGCGAGCAGGTCTTCGACGTGGAACCACTCGGTCTGCCCGCGGAGCCCTCGCAGACATCGACCCGGGTGATCCTCGAGGCTCCTGCCGTGATGTTGTTCCGCGATCGCGCGCGGGCCGCGGACCCCAGGTTCGACGTGACCGATGACAACGCCGAGGCTGTCGCCCGCATCTGTCGGGCGCTTGAGGGCGTCCCTCTCGCGATCGAACTCGCCGCCGCCCGCATCCGCGTCCTCACCCCCGCGGCCATGCTCCAGCGGCTCGACCGGATGCTGTCCCTGCTCGTCACCGCGGCCCGGGACGTGCCCGAGCGCCAGCGTACGATCCAGGCCACCGTCCAGTGGAGCATCGACCTGCTCAGCTCCGACGCGCGCGCGCTCTTCGAGCGGCTCGGGGTGTTTTCCGGAACCTTCAGCCTCGACGCGGTCGAGGCCGTCACCGCCGGTGAACCGTGGGTCACCGACCTGCTAGACACCCTCCTCGAGCTCGTCGACGGCAGCCTGCTGCGGCAGCGCGACGAGCACGCCCTGCCGCTCTTTTCGATGCTCGTCCCAGTGCGCGAGATCGCAGCCGCCCGCTTCGAGCTCGACCCGGATGCCGCGACCGTGCGCCGCGCACACGCCGAGTACTACGCCCGGCTCGCGACCCATACCGAGCTGCGGCTCCGTGGCGCGACGCAGTCCGCCGCAGTCGACCGGCTGGAGGCGGAACGTGACGACCTCCGCGCCGGATGCCGCCACCTGATCGCCGTCGGAGAGGCCGACGTCGTCGCGGACGTGGTGTGGCGCCTGTTCCTCTACTGGTGGATCCGGAACCTGCTGCCCGAGGTGAAGGCTTGGATGGAGGCTGTCCTGGAATCCGGCCAGGAGCTGTCACCCCGTTCCCGGGCGATCGCGCTCGCCTTCTCGTCATGGGTCGCGATCTGGCAGCCCGATTCGCAGATCAGCACCGAGCGTATGGAGCATGCCATCGCGCTGTTCCGCGCGGACGGCGACGAGTTCAGCGTGGGGTTGGCCCTGAGCATCGCGTCGCTCACGTACATGTCAGCCACCCCCGCCGACCTCGCCCTCGCAGAGCAGCGGCAGCGCTCGGCGCTCGCGTCGGACGCCGTTCGACACGACGCGACCTTCCACTCGCTGTTCGAGAGCGTGCTCGGGCGCATCCTGCACTTCCGTGGCGATGACGCGGGAGCCGTCGAGTGCTTCGAGCGCGCGAGAAAGCTCGCGGAAGGCGCGGGCGACGAGTTCGCTGAGCGCATCGCACTCAATCAGATCGGGTGGGCGCGGATCGCGGCCGGCGAACCGCAACCCGCGCTGTTCACTCGAGCGCTGGAACTCTCGCTGCGCCTGCGCAACGAGGATGGCGATGCGTACGCGCTCGAAGGCCTCGCCGGATCAGCCGCCGTGGTCGGCGACGTCGAGCGCGCTGGTGTCCTTCTCGGCGCCGCCGAAGCGGTGCGCGCCCGCACGGGTCTGCGCGAGCAGCGCTCGTACGTGACCTACCAGGCGTTCGTCGACGCCGTCCTTGCCACCGACCGGTCCGCGGAGTTCGAGGCAGCGCGCGTCGTGGGCCGTCGGATGCCGCGACAAGCCGTGCTGGAGATCGCGCTCGCCCCTGAGAAGGGAGTGGTCGCCACCGGCGCTTCGAGCACGTCCGAGGGGCCGTAG
- a CDS encoding arsenate reductase ArsC, with protein sequence MIEKPTVLFVCVHNAGRSQMAAGYLRALGGDAIEVLSAGSEPKDQINPVAIEAMAEEGIDIAGNTPKVLTVDAVKESDVVITMGCGDVCPIFPGKRYEDWVLDDPAGQGIEAVRPIRDEIRGRVEALIEEMRAGRGAA encoded by the coding sequence ATGATCGAAAAGCCCACCGTCCTGTTCGTCTGCGTCCACAACGCGGGACGCTCCCAGATGGCCGCCGGATATCTCCGCGCGCTCGGCGGCGACGCCATCGAGGTGCTCTCCGCCGGGTCGGAGCCGAAGGATCAGATCAACCCGGTCGCGATCGAGGCGATGGCCGAAGAAGGCATCGACATCGCCGGCAACACCCCGAAAGTGCTCACCGTCGACGCCGTCAAGGAGTCCGATGTCGTGATCACGATGGGCTGCGGCGACGTGTGCCCGATCTTCCCCGGCAAGCGCTACGAGGACTGGGTGCTCGATGACCCGGCCGGTCAGGGCATCGAGGCCGTGCGCCCGATCCGCGACGAGATCCGCGGCCGCGTCGAAGCGCTCATCGAGGAGATGCGCGCGGGTCGCGGCGCCGCGTAG
- a CDS encoding metalloregulator ArsR/SmtB family transcription factor — protein sequence MSSGGGSRQLRVLGDPTRARIVTLIRDAPDGRALVGRLAETLGLRQPTVSHHMKALLADGVVVRRPEGRRVWYSLDPRNADRVEALLGDDAGPETGPDVPRIVEDLAERYRGAFSRETVERYVRESHILLSAGDPTALIGSRTAAFATVRLDALGRAQGPRRTVPEVLFVCVQNAGRSQLAAGILRQLAGDRVLVRTAGSAPASAVRANIVTALDEIGVPLGGEFPKPLTDEAVRAADVVVTMGCGDACPVYPGRRYLDWELEDPVGKPLETVREIRDDIESRVRALLVELV from the coding sequence ATGAGTAGCGGCGGGGGTTCGCGGCAGCTGAGGGTCCTCGGTGATCCGACTCGTGCGCGGATCGTGACGTTGATCCGCGACGCGCCCGACGGTCGCGCTCTGGTCGGGCGCCTCGCAGAGACGCTGGGGCTGCGTCAGCCGACGGTCAGCCACCACATGAAGGCGCTCCTGGCGGACGGCGTCGTCGTGCGCCGCCCCGAGGGGCGCAGGGTCTGGTATTCGCTGGACCCGCGCAACGCCGACCGCGTCGAGGCTCTCCTCGGGGACGACGCAGGACCAGAGACGGGACCCGACGTGCCCCGCATCGTCGAGGACCTCGCCGAACGCTACCGCGGCGCCTTCAGCCGCGAAACCGTCGAACGCTACGTGCGGGAGAGCCACATCCTGTTGTCGGCCGGCGACCCGACCGCACTGATCGGCTCGCGGACGGCCGCATTCGCCACGGTGCGCCTCGACGCACTGGGCAGGGCGCAGGGGCCCCGCCGAACAGTTCCCGAGGTGCTGTTCGTGTGCGTCCAGAACGCCGGCCGATCCCAGCTGGCGGCCGGGATCCTCCGGCAGCTCGCCGGAGACCGCGTGCTGGTTCGCACGGCCGGCTCCGCACCCGCAAGTGCAGTGCGCGCCAACATCGTGACCGCGCTCGATGAGATCGGTGTCCCGCTCGGCGGAGAGTTTCCGAAACCCCTCACCGACGAAGCCGTCCGCGCGGCCGATGTCGTGGTCACGATGGGATGCGGCGACGCCTGCCCCGTCTACCCCGGGCGGCGATATCTGGACTGGGAGCTCGAAGACCCGGTCGGCAAGCCGCTGGAGACCGTCCGGGAGATTCGCGACGACATCGAGTCCCGCGTTCGTGCACTCCTGGTGGAACTGGTCTGA
- a CDS encoding FAD-dependent oxidoreductase yields MTLLDLTPRVVDSDRLTTLPVAIIGAGPIGLAAAAHLYERGIDSVILEAGDQAAASIRAWGHTRLFSPWKHLVDPASRRLLETQGWTLPDPERAPTGTELVEKYIAPLAALEPISSRLRTGVEVLGVTREGMDRTRTRGRFATPFSLRVRAATGEIEDVPARAVIDASGTYRSPNSLSSGGLDLLGMSDISDRVTVALPDVLGRDRALFAGRHTTVVGAGHSAANTLLGLVELARQEPGTAVTWLIRNAQAVRVSSSADDELADRARLGSRVDQAVAEGRIAVVDGFEIIRGRRAGDAVDLVGHRRGTVVTHTTDVVVNATGFRPDLDMLREIRLELDDIVEAPKRLAPLIDPNVHSCGTVEPHGFRELAHPEKGFFVVGMKSYGRAPTFLLATGYEQVRSVTAWLAGDMASAANVELVLPATGVCSTGASDGGGCCS; encoded by the coding sequence GTGACCCTGCTTGACCTGACGCCACGTGTCGTCGACAGCGATCGACTGACCACCCTTCCGGTCGCGATCATCGGCGCCGGCCCGATCGGGCTCGCCGCTGCCGCGCACCTGTATGAACGCGGCATCGACTCCGTGATTTTGGAGGCGGGGGATCAGGCTGCCGCGAGCATTCGCGCGTGGGGGCACACGCGCCTGTTCTCGCCGTGGAAGCACCTCGTCGACCCGGCCTCGCGTCGACTCCTCGAGACGCAAGGCTGGACACTTCCAGATCCCGAGCGCGCTCCGACCGGCACCGAGCTGGTCGAGAAGTACATCGCCCCGCTGGCCGCACTCGAGCCGATCTCCTCTCGTCTGCGCACCGGCGTCGAAGTGCTCGGGGTCACCCGCGAGGGGATGGACCGCACTCGCACGAGGGGACGCTTCGCCACGCCGTTCTCCCTCCGTGTCCGCGCCGCAACCGGAGAGATCGAGGACGTCCCCGCACGCGCGGTGATCGACGCATCGGGCACCTATCGATCGCCGAACTCGCTGTCCTCGGGCGGGCTCGACCTGCTCGGCATGTCCGACATCTCCGACCGGGTCACCGTCGCACTGCCGGACGTGCTCGGCCGGGACCGCGCGCTGTTCGCCGGTCGGCACACGACCGTCGTCGGCGCCGGCCATTCCGCCGCGAACACCCTGCTTGGCCTGGTGGAGCTCGCTCGCCAGGAGCCCGGGACGGCAGTGACGTGGCTGATCCGCAATGCGCAGGCGGTGCGCGTCTCGTCCTCGGCCGATGACGAGCTCGCCGACCGGGCGCGCCTCGGCAGCCGGGTCGACCAGGCGGTTGCGGAGGGACGCATCGCCGTCGTCGACGGGTTTGAGATCATCCGCGGCCGCCGCGCCGGCGACGCGGTCGACCTCGTCGGCCACCGCCGCGGCACCGTCGTCACCCACACCACCGACGTGGTCGTGAACGCGACGGGCTTCCGGCCGGACCTGGACATGCTGCGCGAGATCCGCCTCGAGCTTGACGACATCGTCGAGGCGCCCAAGCGGCTGGCACCGCTGATCGACCCGAACGTGCACTCCTGCGGCACCGTCGAGCCGCACGGCTTCCGCGAACTCGCCCACCCGGAGAAGGGATTCTTCGTCGTCGGGATGAAGTCCTACGGACGCGCACCCACCTTCCTCCTTGCGACGGGGTACGAGCAGGTCCGCTCGGTGACCGCGTGGCTGGCGGGCGACATGGCATCGGCGGCGAACGTCGAGCTCGTGCTGCCGGCGACGGGAGTGTGCTCGACAGGGGCGAGCGACGGCGGTGGATGCTGTTCGTGA